The Neovison vison isolate M4711 chromosome 13, ASM_NN_V1, whole genome shotgun sequence genome includes a region encoding these proteins:
- the PNMA1 gene encoding paraneoplastic antigen Ma1 has translation MAMTLLEDWCRGMDVNSQRALLVWGIPVNCDEAEIEETLQAAMPQVPYRVLGRMFWREENAKAALLELTGAVDYAAIPREMPGKGGVWKVVFKPPTSDAEFLERLHLFLAREGWTVQDVARVLGFQNPAPAPGPDMPAEMLNYILDNVIQPLVESIWYKKLTLFSGRDIPGPGEETFDPWLEHTHEVLEEWQVSDLEKRRRLMESLRGPAADVIRILKTNNPSITTAECLKALEQVFGSVESSRDAQVRFLNTYQNPGEKLSAYVIRLEPLLQKVVEKGAIDKDNVNQARLEQVIAGANHSGAIRRQLWLTGAGEGPAPNLFQLLVQIREEEAKEEEEEAEVALLQLGLEGHF, from the coding sequence ATGGCGATGACACTGTTGGAAGACTGGTGCAGGGGGATGGATGTGAACTCCCAGAGAGCCCTGCTGGTCTGGGGGATCCCAGTGAACTGTGATGAGGCTGAAATCGAAGAGACCCTCCAGGCTGCGATGCCTCAGGTGCCCTATCGAGTGCTTGGGAGAATGTTTTGGAGGGAAGAGAATGCGAAAGCAGCCTTGTTAGAGCTCACTGGCGCTGTCGATTACGCCGCGATCCCCAGGGAGATGCCGGGGAAAGGAGGGGTCTGGAAAGTGGTCTTTAAACCCCCGACTTCCGATGCTGAGTTTTTAGAAAGGTTGCACCTCTTCCTAGCGAGAGAGGGGTGGACCGTGCAAGATGTTGCCCGCGTCCTTGGCTTTCAGAACCCCGCTCCCGCCCCAGGCCCAGATATGCCAGCAGAGATGCTAAACTATATTTTGGATAACGTTATTCAGCCTCTTGTTGAGTCCATATGGTACAAGAAGCTGACGCTCTTCTCGGGGAGGGACATCCCGGGGCCCGGGGAGGAGACCTTTGATCCCTGGCTGGAACACACTCATGAGGTTTTAGAGGAGTGGCAGGTGTCTGATTTAGAAAAGAGGCGGCGATTGATGGAGAGTCTTAGAGGCCCTGCCGCTGATGTCATCCGCATCCTCAAGACTAACAACCCTTCCATAACCACTGCCGAATGCCTGAAGGCGCTCGAGCAGGTGTTTGGCAGCGTGGAGAGCTCTAGGGATGCGCAGGTCAGATTTCTGAACACTTACCAGAACCCGGGAGAGAAGTTGTCTGCCTATGTCATTCGTCTGGAGCCTCTTCTGCAGAAGGTGGTGGAGAAGGGGGCCATAGATAAAGATAACGTGAACCAGGCCCGCCTGGAACAGGTCATTGCAGGGGCCAACCACAGCGGGGCCATCCGTAGGCAGCTGTGGCTGAcgggggctggggaagggcctGCCCCTAACCTCTTCCAGCTGCTGGTGCAGATCCGGGAGGAGGAGgctaaggaggaggaggaggaggctgaggttGCCCTCCTGCAGTTAGGCCTGGAGGGGCACTTCTGA